The following DNA comes from Cucumis sativus cultivar 9930 chromosome 7, Cucumber_9930_V3, whole genome shotgun sequence.
aaatttgattaaaaaataacacaatttataaaatatttatcctttaatatttttttttatctattagTAGTTTTTTTATACGGAGCATAAATAGTTTGttgttgtattattattttctttataaaaatacccttcaaattatatatcatctacccttttaaataattatttggcatAAAAGTTCAATGGTAAATAAAGGtaaattttaggattttttaaaaagaattgacaaactatttaacttctatttaaaaacaattttaagtgtaaatattttatcaaaatgttttatttttctataagtttcctaaatttaactaatataatatatattgtaacaCTCCTCCTTGACgaatgaaatttaataattaacgATAAGAAACAAGTTAAAAGTTGGAACGAACACAAGCGTAGGACGTTAGAAGATCATAAAGAAGCGAATCactaattttaagatttataacaaataaattgaatttcaacgtcaataaaaaattggtaTTCTAATTTggaactatttttttattattattaataatatattgaattttggTAGATAGTTTTAGAGGGAGAAAAAGGAGGGAAAGCTGAAAACTGCGACAGTTAGAGAGAGTGTAAGTCTCCGACTCCGTTTATTATACTTTGTTTTTGGGGAATCATATTCTTAGTTTGTTTCATTTGGAACATTCAACACATTCAAACCCAAAAACCAAAGCCCGCTTCTGCGATTCCCAGTTTGAATTTACTTCACAAAATGTAGAAATTACAATTACATTTCTTGTTCTTAATTACTATCTCCTTCCTTCCTTTTCAATCAcagatttcttcttctaaaatccttcatttcatttctctctgtgtgttcaaattcaaattcaaatttcattcttattctctttttcatgaaatcttttatttgatttcattctCCCAATTTCATATCATTCTCCTCACCATTCTCACGCTTCTCACCGTCCGTGGCTTCGCCGGCGCCTCCTCTGCCTTCTGCCGCAAAATCACTATCAAATCAACGAACGCATTCAGTATATATTTGTACGATTTTTTTTCGTTCAAATTTAGATAACAGAACAGAAGCTCTTCCATAAACTCCCAATCCACTTTCTCATGCTGTTTCAAATGAGCATCCATCATCTCTTGCATCGATCGACGAAATTCCTCTGACGGATTCGGCGACTTCCTCAAAATCGCGATGCAATCGCTCGGAAGTTTCAGATCCTTTCCCCGATCTTCACCgatcaaagaagaagaactcGATCCTGCATTTTCTGACGATTCTGTGTGAGAATCGTCCGGAAGATCAGATCCAGATAAGTCAGGGGAGAAGAAGAATCGGTGAGATCCACCGTATGAATCAACCGGCGATTCAGGTGAAACCACTCGTCCTCTGTGATTCTTGCAATCTCgacctcctcctcctcctcctcctcctacTACTTTCCTGTCGCTGAAATCTCCATCATCTTTCAGGTACAACGACCGGAAATTCTCGAAGAGAAATCGGTCGATATCGGCAAGCGTAGCAGCGGCGTCTTCTTTGTTACCGACGGCGTCGACTTGCTTCCGATCGATGGCGAAGGAAAGCGTTTTTGGATGCTTACAACCATGGAGAATCCAACTTTTTGATGAGGAAAAAGTTTGTGGATTAGGAAACTGAAGCTGAGGCGTTGGCTTTTTGATCTTCGAGAGGTAATCTTGAAGcgatttttgcaattttttggGCATTTTGTTTAGTTGATGGCTTATGGTTTAATGGTTCGATGGTTTGATGGTTTTGGGTTGAAAGCGTTGAGTGATAATACTGATTCttataaagaaataagaaaggaatgcaaaagaaagaaagtaacataaaaatattaatggcCTAAAAGATacgtttaaaaaaaagaaaagaaaagaagaaaacttacattaaaatgaatattgaaTTAAAGGGATGGAACTCAACGGAAGTGCCCTTTCTTGGAGTTGGTTGACTTTGATTTCCAATATTGAaccctttttttctaaattgcaaataCCACCCCTCGACCAACTAGGTTCCGCTAGTTATAATTATacctttaaactttttataataacattttatctCTTAAACTACTTTGTAGATGGTctaatcttttaaaagaaaaattgttataaattgaatatttgacaaaatatttatatttcatagacaaattaattttcttttaatagttGGTTTTGTTAAGcctaaataatttgttatttttttttttgaaaaaaatggataagTAGAAAggaatt
Coding sequences within:
- the LOC105436201 gene encoding transcription repressor OFP14, whose amino-acid sequence is MPKKLQKSLQDYLSKIKKPTPQLQFPNPQTFSSSKSWILHGCKHPKTLSFAIDRKQVDAVGNKEDAAATLADIDRFLFENFRSLYLKDDGDFSDRKVVGGGGGGGGRDCKNHRGRVVSPESPVDSYGGSHRFFFSPDLSGSDLPDDSHTESSENAGSSSSSLIGEDRGKDLKLPSDCIAILRKSPNPSEEFRRSMQEMMDAHLKQHEKVDWEFMEELLFCYLNLNEKKSYKYILNAFVDLIVILRQKAEEAPAKPRTVRSVRMVRRMI